ATTCTTTTTTAAAATAATCACCAATTGAGAAGTTTCCTAACATTTCAAAGAAAGTATGGTGTCGCGCTGTTTTACCTACATTTTCAATATCGTTAGTACGAATTGATTTTTGAGCATTTGTAATTCGTGGGTTATCTGGAATAATACGACCATCGAAGTACGGCTTTAATGTTGCTACCCCTGAGTTAATCCATAATAATGATGGGTCATTGATAGGTACAAGTGGCGCTGAAGGCTCAACGTGGTGGCCTTTTTCTTTAAAGAAATCCAGGTATAAACGACGAATTTCAGATCCTGTCATTGTTTTTGTTGTCATGTGTTTTTCCTCCTAATATTGTTGAGTTGACGATGAATTTTACCAATAAAAAAAAGCCTCCATCCCAGGTAAAGGGACGAAGACTGTTATCTCGTGGTACCACCCTAATTTATAATGCAAAATGGCACTATATCTCAGATGCTTGTAACGTAAGCACACGGCAGGGATTAGCTGCACTCTGGAGTAGCTTTCGGTAATAGTTCATGGAGATTATTTCAGCCAAGGAATCTCTTTCTAATACATGATTATTATTACGTACTTATTCCATCATCGTTTTCAATTTTATTCTTTATTCATTATAAATAAAATAACAACGTACTGTCAATTGACACTTATTAATAATCAAAACGTTTTTTTGTCAACAGAATAATAAATACAGCAGGTACCGTAAAGATCAGCATACCTAAAAAGGCTAAGCCTGGTTCAATTTCATAAAGCACCCCACCAAGCAATGTTAATAGCGCCGCACTTAAGCTCATTGCTAATGCAGAATACAGTCCTTGCGCATTAGGAATTTGCTCTTTCGGTAAAGCTTTTGAAATATATTGTATGAATGCATAATGTGCCATTGCAAACGACAAGGCATGTAGCACTTGCGACACGACAAACATAGGCATATTTGGGAACAAATAAATGAGCAACCAACGCACTGTCGAGCCTATTGCAGCTAGCAACATGAGCGAAGAAGGCTTCCATTTCGTTAAAAACGAATCCGCCTTTAAGAAATATAAAATTTCAAAAAGCACCGCGACATTTAAAATCATCCCAATATAAAAAGCATTGACGTTTAAATTTTGTAAATAAATATAGCCATAATTGTAGTACGAGGCATGGGCACCTTGCAACAATATGACGACAATTATAACTACTACAAAACTCTTTTCCTTAAACAAACTTTTCATTGATAATGTTTTAGTGTTATCAATCTTTGGTAGAACACTTAAAATTGGTGGAGCTGGCATTAATTGAATCGCAAATAATGCAGTTAACCCAAAAATCATTGTCCATAAAATTATTTGTTCCCCGTAAACACCCGTTAACATACTAATAATTAATACAGACACAATGTAACCAAACGAACCAAGAGATCGCGCTTTTCCGTAATGGATTTGTCCATGTTGCATAAGTGTTGCGGCACTACTTTCCACAGCTGGTAATAATGCCGGATAAAACATGCTAAATAACATTGTAATTATAAACAATCCGACAAAAGAATCTACCGGGATATATAATACCGTCACAATTAATGAAGCTAACGTAAAGAATATTAATACACGTTTATTACTCATAATTTTTGAGACGTAAGGGAAAATAAACATCGTCGAAAACGCACGCGCTACTAATCCGAACCCCATAATTTCACTTGCTTCTGAAACTGAAACTCCCTTATCATTTATCAGCCAGCCTGTCCAATAGGCAATAAAAATGCCCCATGTTGCAAAAAACATAAAGAAGTTTTTCGCTAACCAACGTTGTTGATTCATACAAAACCTTCCTTTTTTTAATTTCTATTATGTTGAATATTAGCACGATACCCATTACAATACTGTGAGATATCTCATATTTTCTGTTTAGGAGTTGCATTATTTCTTGAAAAAATTAGCATATGATGAAGCAATTTATTATATTAACAAGTATCCCATTACGCAATATTTTTCATTTGATATTACCCCATTTATTCATGTGTATGAATTTGAAAAGGGTGAATTTATCTTTCAAGAGCAATCACACCCCGATGCGTTATACTACATGATTGAAGGGAAAGCAAAGCTATACATAACACATAAAAACGGGAAAATTTCTTTAATCGAATTTTTAACTTCCCCGACGTTTATGGGGGAAATCGAATTATTAAACGAGGCACGTTATTCAAAAGGCATTCAAACTGTTACACAAACCATTTGCCTTGCCATTCATTTCCGCGATGTAAAAGACAAGCTACTCGCCGATCCCGTTTTTTTAAAAAAGATTTGTCTGTTTTTAAGCTCAAAAACTATGAAAATAACTGCCAGGTATACTCAAAATCAAGCATATCCTCTTGAAAATCGACTTGCTTCTTTTATCTTACTGACTTCTGACAATGATTTTTACAAAGAAAAACATACCGAGGTATGCGAATATTTAGGAGTATCTTACCGCCATTTACTATTTGTACTTGCAAAGTTTACAGAGGCTGGCTATTTAACAAAGAATAACCGTGGCTATATTTTAAATGACCGAAAAACACTCGAACAATTGGCGTTAGAAATACAGTACTAGAAGACAAAAAATCCAGTAATTTCTTCAAATTTATAAGAAGAAATTACTGGATTAAATTAATAACTAACATTGAGCAAATTTACTAACAAAAAATGGATTAAGTGCAGTGTTACTTATTTTGGCGGGCTACGGCATGACAGCATGCATGGCCCGCCAAATAAAAATATTACGTTTTGTTTTAATAAAGGTAAAAGAGTCCAATGTTGCCTCTTGCGCTATCGCGAGGCGGCGGTGCTGAATAAAATATTACACTGTTTACAATATTGTATCTTAAATTAAAAGTTAGCCCTTTATAGTAGAGTGCCGCGAAGTGAAGTAAGGCTCAAATGCCGTATGATTTGAGCTTTGCTTTGCGACGAAAGCGCAGCGACAGGAGCACAATTTTTTGAGGAAACTTCTGAGACCTGCGCGTGTGCGGAAAAAAGAAAAGTTGCTCCTGCGGTTACTCGTCGCAAAGCGTTTGTCAACGCTTTGCAGCCACGCCCTCAGGAACAGTAGTGCAAATGCTAAAAGCGCCACATCGTGTGGCAACGCATTCGTGACCAACATCGTGTTGGCCTCCCGTAGCGTAGCAGAACGGATTATGTTAGATAAAGTAATAAATGATTTTCAATCTAATCATTGTAATCATACGGTGAAATGCCGTCCATACCAATCAACGGATGAATATAGGGCGCTGTTTCCGTTGTTAAATTGCTTGGTAATACTTCACCAATTTTATGTGATTCTGCAGTATTTAATAATCCTAACTGTTCTGTGGTAGATTGTATTGCTGTTTGTTCCTGTTTAAGTTCCATAATTGATGAGGGCTTTTCTTGTGACACCGCTTCGATAACTTCTGTCGTTAATGTTGGATTTAAACGTGCCTTTAATGTTGTAAAACGCATTAAATCATCTGTTGTTGCTAATCCTTTAGCCAGCACATCTGGTTCTCCACATAAAATTAAGAAGTTTTTTGCACGTGTAATACCAGTATACAGCAAATTTCGTCGTAGCATTTTCGAATAGCCACGAACAACTGGCATAATAACAGTTTGGAATTCTGAGCCTTGTGATTTATGGATTGAGCAGCAGTAAGCAAGGGTGATTTGATTTAAATCTGGTCGCTGATACGTTACTTCAATGCCATCATAAGAAACAACAAGTAAATCCTGCTTTTCAACTGTTTCCTTCGCTCGAATGATTGCAATAACTTCACCCATATCCCCATTAAATACGTTGTTTTCAGGTTGATTAACTAGTTGTAACACTTTATCACCAATACGGTAAATAGTATCCC
This portion of the Solibacillus daqui genome encodes:
- the yeiL gene encoding transcriptional regulator YeiL — protein: MKKLAYDEAIYYINKYPITQYFSFDITPFIHVYEFEKGEFIFQEQSHPDALYYMIEGKAKLYITHKNGKISLIEFLTSPTFMGEIELLNEARYSKGIQTVTQTICLAIHFRDVKDKLLADPVFLKKICLFLSSKTMKITARYTQNQAYPLENRLASFILLTSDNDFYKEKHTEVCEYLGVSYRHLLFVLAKFTEAGYLTKNNRGYILNDRKTLEQLALEIQY
- a CDS encoding MFS transporter, which produces MNQQRWLAKNFFMFFATWGIFIAYWTGWLINDKGVSVSEASEIMGFGLVARAFSTMFIFPYVSKIMSNKRVLIFFTLASLIVTVLYIPVDSFVGLFIITMLFSMFYPALLPAVESSAATLMQHGQIHYGKARSLGSFGYIVSVLIISMLTGVYGEQIILWTMIFGLTALFAIQLMPAPPILSVLPKIDNTKTLSMKSLFKEKSFVVVIIVVILLQGAHASYYNYGYIYLQNLNVNAFYIGMILNVAVLFEILYFLKADSFLTKWKPSSLMLLAAIGSTVRWLLIYLFPNMPMFVVSQVLHALSFAMAHYAFIQYISKALPKEQIPNAQGLYSALAMSLSAALLTLLGGVLYEIEPGLAFLGMLIFTVPAVFIILLTKKRFDY